In one Corallococcus sp. EGB genomic region, the following are encoded:
- a CDS encoding metal-dependent hydrolase produces the protein MGNKLKAVVVGAVLGVAGAAFAQGTPTTPAAPKTESKAAKAPAAGKTEVTWWGHAAFVVKTPGGATIAIDPWLTNPKAPQGATWPEAVDAILVSHGHFDHVGETKALAQKTNAKVYGSFELVNLLGLPEAQAVGANAGGTFTVKDATIHLVEAVHSSSYQADPKGASQYAGAPLGFVIEIANGPTLYHAGDTGAFQSMALIAEQFKPTVAMLPIGGHFTMDPPQAAVATKLLKVKTVVPMHYGTFPALAGTPEALTTELKKGRATTKVLTLEPGKATRL, from the coding sequence ATGGGAAACAAGCTGAAGGCAGTGGTGGTGGGCGCGGTGCTGGGTGTCGCGGGCGCGGCCTTCGCGCAGGGCACGCCGACGACGCCGGCGGCTCCCAAGACGGAATCCAAGGCGGCCAAGGCCCCCGCGGCGGGCAAGACCGAGGTGACGTGGTGGGGCCACGCCGCCTTCGTGGTGAAGACGCCGGGCGGCGCGACCATCGCCATCGACCCGTGGCTCACCAACCCCAAGGCGCCGCAGGGCGCCACCTGGCCGGAGGCGGTGGACGCCATCCTCGTGTCCCACGGCCACTTCGACCACGTGGGTGAGACGAAGGCCCTGGCCCAGAAGACCAACGCCAAGGTGTACGGCTCCTTCGAGCTGGTGAACCTCCTGGGCCTGCCGGAGGCCCAGGCCGTGGGCGCCAACGCGGGCGGGACGTTCACGGTGAAGGACGCCACCATCCACCTGGTGGAGGCGGTCCACTCCAGCAGCTACCAGGCGGACCCGAAGGGCGCGTCGCAGTACGCCGGTGCGCCGCTGGGCTTCGTCATTGAAATCGCCAACGGCCCCACGCTGTACCACGCGGGTGACACCGGGGCCTTCCAGTCCATGGCCCTCATCGCGGAGCAGTTCAAGCCCACCGTGGCCATGCTGCCCATTGGCGGCCACTTCACCATGGACCCGCCGCAGGCCGCCGTCGCCACGAAGCTCCTGAAGGTGAAGACCGTGGTGCCCATGCACTACGGCACCTTCCCCGCGCTGGCCGGCACCCCGGAGGCGCTCACCACCGAACTGAAGAAGGGCCGGGCCACCACCAAGGTGCTCACCCTGGAGCCGGGCAAGGCGACCCGCCTGTAG
- a CDS encoding TerB family tellurite resistance protein: MSVLVFGRGTWLATLLADVVAAHARSPAPVTTPPLLDSASGRARGRAFLRRTLRASGLVYGTPVPLPPPVDGGEPVDVPARAVEDELFHAVVRTLARMALDLARVMDAPEGPRVEQLLVLFAVLAGELDLAMALDARLAAGLPVPRRMVGRVEDALDKRAPSLAGDPVYGLVLHNGAQYADAQLFCRQAIDLFSTGRLSRVAVERRRDFAAKQKALLVDVLTALACVDREPSPPARRAILRQVEGLKLPHALEGEVKAAVRQSFERKRDVRDVVRRVRSVDMRHLLLEQALLAALVDGRRTRRERAFIDTLAGALHVPHAELRRLELEMAEFYARHRSLVDVFTVSDAAGAMGEELMGGMQETLEKNFHRLMQEARETGDLAVLLTKAARRQKLTDDERQRMRAQLIDVAKAIPALAIFAAPGGILLLAALAKVLPFSLLPSAFQDEPPVDSDDEDTLEREAV, translated from the coding sequence GTGTCGGTGCTGGTTTTTGGAAGGGGGACCTGGCTGGCCACGCTCCTGGCGGACGTGGTGGCCGCGCACGCGCGCTCCCCCGCGCCTGTCACGACGCCGCCGCTCCTGGACTCCGCTTCCGGCCGCGCCCGGGGCCGCGCCTTCCTGCGCCGCACGCTGCGGGCCTCGGGGCTCGTCTATGGCACGCCCGTACCGCTGCCCCCGCCGGTGGACGGCGGTGAGCCCGTGGATGTCCCCGCGCGCGCCGTGGAGGACGAGCTGTTCCATGCCGTGGTGCGCACGCTGGCGCGCATGGCGTTGGACCTGGCGCGGGTGATGGATGCGCCGGAAGGCCCTCGGGTGGAGCAGCTGCTCGTGCTCTTCGCGGTGCTGGCGGGCGAGCTGGACCTGGCCATGGCGCTGGACGCGCGGCTCGCGGCGGGGCTGCCGGTGCCCCGGCGGATGGTGGGGCGGGTGGAGGATGCGCTCGACAAGCGGGCGCCGTCGCTGGCCGGAGACCCGGTGTACGGGCTGGTGCTGCACAACGGCGCGCAGTACGCGGACGCGCAGCTGTTCTGCCGGCAGGCCATCGACCTGTTCTCGACCGGCCGGCTGTCGCGCGTGGCCGTGGAGCGGCGGCGGGACTTCGCGGCGAAGCAGAAGGCGCTGCTGGTGGACGTGCTCACGGCGCTCGCGTGCGTGGACCGCGAACCCAGCCCGCCCGCGCGCCGCGCCATCCTCCGGCAGGTGGAGGGGCTGAAGCTTCCACACGCGCTGGAGGGCGAGGTGAAGGCCGCGGTGCGTCAGTCCTTCGAGCGCAAGCGCGACGTGCGGGACGTGGTGCGCCGCGTGCGCAGCGTGGACATGCGCCACCTGCTCCTGGAGCAGGCGCTGCTGGCGGCGCTCGTGGACGGCCGGCGCACGCGGCGGGAGCGGGCCTTCATCGACACGCTGGCGGGCGCGCTGCACGTGCCCCACGCGGAGCTGCGCCGTCTGGAATTGGAGATGGCGGAGTTCTACGCGCGGCACCGCTCGCTGGTGGATGTCTTCACCGTGTCGGACGCGGCGGGCGCCATGGGCGAGGAGCTCATGGGCGGCATGCAGGAGACGCTGGAGAAGAACTTCCACCGGCTCATGCAGGAGGCGCGCGAGACGGGCGACCTGGCGGTGCTGCTCACCAAGGCGGCGCGGCGCCAGAAGCTCACCGACGACGAGCGCCAGCGCATGCGCGCCCAGCTCATCGACGTGGCGAAGGCCATCCCCGCGCTGGCCATCTTCGCCGCGCCGGGCGGCATCCTGCTCTTGGCGGCGCTGGCCAAGGTGCTGCCCTTCAGCCTGCTGCCCAGCGCCTTCCAGGACGAGCCCCCGGTGGACTCCGACGACGAGGACACGCTGGAGCGCGAGGCCGTCTGA
- a CDS encoding spondin domain-containing protein, with protein sequence MSIRSFRGGAACAALGLLTLSACNSGDDTDPSSRRFRVRIENVAPFQNLKSGRFDTKVSGTSPGPLAPGDTYEFSFTAGRTHRLSFAAMFAASNDWFFGTEPRGIPLYSADGQPLAGDITSQVILWDAGTEVDEEPAVGAHTGPKQATATDGPGLKDSTPRVRRVGTQPVLSNGQTFTLPALALMIRVQLAHDAATHRFTVRISNVSDDRNTLSTSEGIKPVRISPGVWVVGAGNEPLFTEGQEDRGLGLEALAETGDPTALHTWLTPLNGVATPLSPGVFAVHHAAAPLFTEGAPDRGQGLEALAETGDTARLANALASTPPNGVSASGTFTTPVDASSPGPLLPGHAYEFTVTARPADRLSFATMFGQSNDWFFGTDEQGIALFDKANAPVTGDVTSKVYLWDVGTELDEEPAVGPHQGAPEWTLDTDKTVRRVPPSRYGTPLSQHLRVTLTEAN encoded by the coding sequence ATGTCCATCCGCTCCTTCCGTGGTGGCGCCGCCTGCGCCGCGCTGGGCCTGCTCACCCTGTCCGCCTGCAACTCCGGCGACGACACCGACCCGTCCTCCCGGCGCTTCCGCGTGCGCATCGAGAACGTGGCGCCCTTCCAGAACCTCAAGTCCGGCCGGTTCGACACGAAGGTGAGCGGCACCTCACCAGGCCCGCTCGCCCCGGGCGACACTTACGAGTTCAGCTTCACCGCGGGCCGCACCCACCGGCTCTCCTTCGCCGCCATGTTCGCGGCGTCCAACGACTGGTTCTTCGGCACGGAGCCCCGGGGCATTCCGCTCTACTCCGCCGACGGGCAGCCGCTGGCCGGCGACATCACCTCACAGGTCATCCTCTGGGACGCGGGCACGGAGGTGGACGAGGAACCCGCCGTGGGCGCGCACACCGGCCCGAAGCAGGCGACCGCCACGGATGGCCCGGGCCTCAAGGACAGCACGCCCAGGGTGCGGCGCGTGGGCACGCAGCCCGTGCTCAGCAACGGCCAGACGTTCACCCTGCCCGCGCTCGCGTTGATGATCCGCGTGCAACTGGCCCACGACGCGGCCACGCACCGCTTCACGGTGCGCATCAGCAACGTCTCCGACGACCGCAACACCCTCAGCACCTCCGAGGGCATCAAGCCCGTCCGCATCTCCCCGGGCGTCTGGGTGGTGGGCGCGGGCAACGAACCCCTCTTCACGGAGGGACAGGAGGACCGTGGACTGGGCTTGGAGGCGCTCGCGGAGACCGGAGACCCCACCGCGCTCCACACGTGGCTCACGCCGCTCAATGGCGTGGCCACGCCGCTGTCACCGGGCGTCTTCGCCGTGCACCACGCCGCCGCGCCGCTCTTCACGGAGGGCGCGCCGGACCGGGGACAGGGATTGGAGGCACTCGCGGAGACGGGCGACACGGCCCGGCTGGCCAACGCCCTCGCCTCGACGCCGCCCAACGGCGTAAGCGCGTCGGGCACCTTCACCACGCCCGTGGATGCGTCCTCGCCCGGTCCCCTCCTGCCGGGCCACGCCTACGAGTTCACCGTGACGGCGCGCCCCGCGGACCGGCTGTCCTTCGCGACCATGTTCGGCCAGTCCAACGATTGGTTCTTCGGCACCGACGAGCAGGGCATCGCGCTGTTCGACAAGGCCAACGCCCCCGTGACGGGCGATGTCACGTCCAAGGTGTACCTGTGGGACGTGGGCACGGAGCTGGATGAAGAGCCCGCCGTGGGCCCCCACCAGGGCGCCCCCGAGTGGACCCTGGACACCGACAAGACCGTGCGCCGCGTGCCCCCGTCCCGCTACGGCACGCCCCTGTCCCAGCACCTCCGCGTCACCCTCACCGAGGCGAACTGA
- a CDS encoding FAD-dependent oxidoreductase, which yields MSHATLPVLVIGAGPTGLTLACDLARRGVRVRIMDAAPHPFVGSRGKGLSPRTLEVLDDLGVLDAVLAAGNPYPSLRLHWRRFVVGRWTMMARRAATPDVPHANPWLVPQARTEGILRDRLASLGVTVEFGAALTRFTQDTAGVTATLTRDGAEETVRAEYLVGADGGHSRVRKELGLAFNGVTLEEERMVVGDVRVDGLDHTHWHIWPFAKGGVVALCPLPGTNHFQLALQVKPGGVMPELTEAALHQRIQEAARPGRAVRLHDASWLSVYRPNVRMADRYRVGRVFIMGDAAHVHPPTGGQGLNTGVQDAYNLGWKLGHVLQGATPALLDTYEAERLPIAARVLGLSSKLFDGMRQGRMKALNRGDELRQLGLSYRGGPLAPAVPGDTARVQAGDRAPDAPCAEAHGKPVRLSDRFRGPHWTLLAFGAAHPEVEAWAHESVRVVRILGKGAAPIPGALSDRDGHAHHAYDVVPGRDALILVRPDGYVGHASRPGDLAALVQFLTPLLPRPTARPIPSAPDVTANSPSA from the coding sequence ATGTCCCATGCCACCTTGCCCGTGCTCGTCATCGGCGCCGGTCCCACCGGCCTGACGCTCGCGTGCGACCTTGCCCGCCGGGGCGTCCGCGTTCGCATCATGGACGCGGCCCCGCATCCCTTCGTCGGCTCTCGCGGCAAGGGCCTTTCGCCTCGCACGCTGGAGGTGCTGGACGACCTGGGCGTGCTCGACGCCGTGCTCGCCGCGGGCAATCCCTATCCCAGCCTCCGCCTCCACTGGCGGCGCTTCGTCGTGGGGCGCTGGACCATGATGGCCCGCCGCGCCGCGACCCCGGACGTGCCCCACGCCAATCCCTGGCTCGTGCCGCAGGCTCGTACCGAGGGAATCCTGCGCGACCGGCTGGCATCGCTGGGTGTCACGGTGGAGTTCGGCGCCGCCCTCACCCGCTTCACCCAGGACACCGCCGGTGTCACCGCCACGCTCACCCGCGACGGCGCGGAGGAGACCGTCCGCGCGGAGTACCTGGTCGGCGCGGATGGTGGACACAGCCGCGTGCGCAAGGAGCTGGGCCTGGCCTTCAACGGCGTCACGCTCGAAGAGGAGCGCATGGTCGTGGGCGACGTGCGCGTGGACGGCCTGGACCACACGCACTGGCACATCTGGCCCTTCGCGAAGGGCGGCGTGGTGGCGCTGTGCCCGCTGCCCGGCACGAACCACTTCCAGCTCGCCCTCCAGGTGAAGCCCGGTGGCGTCATGCCGGAGCTCACCGAGGCCGCGCTCCATCAGCGCATCCAGGAGGCCGCGCGCCCGGGCCGGGCCGTGCGCCTGCATGACGCGAGCTGGTTGTCCGTGTACCGCCCCAACGTGCGCATGGCGGACCGCTACCGCGTGGGCCGCGTGTTCATCATGGGCGACGCCGCGCACGTGCACCCTCCCACTGGAGGCCAGGGGCTCAACACCGGCGTGCAGGACGCCTACAACCTGGGCTGGAAGCTGGGCCACGTGCTCCAGGGCGCGACTCCAGCCCTGCTCGACACCTACGAGGCGGAGCGGCTGCCCATCGCCGCCCGGGTGCTCGGGCTGTCCTCGAAGCTGTTCGACGGCATGCGGCAGGGACGCATGAAGGCCCTGAACCGCGGCGACGAGCTGCGGCAACTGGGCTTGAGCTATCGAGGCGGCCCGCTCGCCCCGGCAGTCCCCGGCGACACGGCCCGCGTACAGGCGGGAGACCGCGCCCCGGACGCGCCCTGCGCGGAGGCACACGGAAAACCTGTCCGACTGTCGGACAGGTTTCGCGGCCCCCACTGGACGCTGCTCGCCTTTGGAGCCGCGCACCCGGAGGTCGAGGCGTGGGCCCACGAATCCGTCCGCGTCGTCCGCATCCTCGGGAAGGGCGCGGCTCCCATCCCCGGGGCCCTGTCCGACAGGGACGGCCACGCGCACCACGCCTACGACGTGGTCCCTGGAAGGGATGCGCTCATCCTGGTGCGCCCGGACGGCTACGTGGGACACGCGTCCCGGCCAGGCGACCTCGCGGCGCTGGTGCAATTCCTGACGCCCCTCCTGCCCCGCCCCACCGCGCGGCCAATCCCATCCGCACCGGACGTAACCGCCAACAGCCCCAGCGCGTAG
- a CDS encoding TetR/AcrR family transcriptional regulator translates to MPRAKLSPRKMPTQERSRATVDALVQATADILVRDGSAKLTTNRIAERAGVNVASLYQFFPGKEALVAEVARRHAKEQRAAVREVLATRKFRTLEELIRTLVAMGFAAHAVNPKLHHALTQELPARPARRWDAEDAPMLEALGSFKTDVPDPELALWLIDTVSHAVIHRAVVERPESLSQGLLQEELVTLLLRYLRRK, encoded by the coding sequence ATGCCGCGCGCGAAGCTTTCCCCTCGGAAGATGCCCACGCAGGAGCGCTCGAGAGCGACGGTGGACGCGTTGGTGCAGGCGACTGCTGACATTCTGGTGCGCGACGGCTCCGCGAAGCTGACCACCAACCGCATCGCGGAGCGGGCCGGCGTCAACGTGGCCTCGCTGTACCAGTTCTTCCCCGGCAAGGAGGCGCTGGTGGCGGAGGTGGCGCGCCGGCACGCGAAGGAGCAGCGCGCCGCCGTGAGGGAGGTGCTGGCGACGCGGAAGTTCCGCACGCTGGAGGAGCTCATCCGGACGCTGGTGGCGATGGGCTTCGCGGCGCACGCGGTGAATCCAAAGCTGCACCACGCGCTGACGCAGGAGTTGCCCGCGCGACCGGCCAGGAGGTGGGACGCGGAGGACGCGCCCATGTTGGAGGCACTCGGCAGCTTCAAGACGGACGTGCCGGATCCGGAGCTGGCCCTGTGGCTCATCGACACGGTGTCCCACGCGGTCATCCACCGCGCGGTGGTGGAGCGCCCCGAGTCCCTGTCCCAGGGGCTGCTCCAGGAGGAGTTGGTGACGCTCCTCCTGCGCTACCTGAGGCGGAAGTGA
- a CDS encoding aldo/keto reductase, with translation MSGTSTRPAEKSGTFKLGGDLPIHRLGYGAMQLTGPGIWGPPKDRAEAVRVLRRALELGVDFIDTADSYGPYYSEEIIAEALHPYAKGVVVATKAGLVRTGPNEWHPVGAPKYLRQELEMSLRRLKLERIDLYQLHRIDPKVPMEESLGELKALQKEGKIRHIGLSEVSVEEIERARKVVDVVSVQNRYNLTDRVHEKVLDYCEKQNLGFIPWFPLATGGLAKPGSTLDSVAKKHNATPAQIALAWLLARSPVMLPIPGTSSVKHLEENLAGAEVKLTKDELAAVDAQASGR, from the coding sequence ATGAGCGGAACCTCGACACGACCCGCGGAGAAGAGCGGCACCTTCAAGCTGGGCGGGGACCTGCCCATCCACCGGTTGGGCTACGGCGCGATGCAGCTCACCGGCCCTGGCATCTGGGGTCCGCCCAAGGACCGGGCGGAGGCGGTGCGCGTGCTGCGCCGAGCGCTGGAGCTGGGCGTGGACTTCATCGACACGGCGGACTCCTACGGCCCCTACTACAGCGAGGAGATCATCGCGGAGGCTCTGCACCCCTACGCGAAGGGCGTGGTGGTGGCGACGAAGGCGGGCCTGGTGCGCACGGGCCCCAACGAGTGGCACCCGGTGGGCGCGCCGAAGTACCTGCGTCAGGAGCTGGAGATGTCGCTGCGCCGGCTGAAGCTGGAGCGCATCGACCTGTACCAGCTGCACCGCATCGACCCGAAGGTCCCGATGGAGGAGTCGCTGGGTGAGTTGAAGGCGCTGCAGAAGGAGGGGAAGATCCGCCACATCGGCCTGTCGGAGGTGTCGGTGGAGGAGATCGAGCGGGCGCGCAAGGTGGTGGACGTCGTGTCGGTGCAGAACCGCTACAACCTGACCGACCGCGTGCACGAGAAGGTGCTGGACTACTGCGAGAAGCAGAACCTGGGCTTCATCCCGTGGTTCCCGCTGGCGACAGGCGGGCTGGCGAAGCCGGGGAGCACGCTGGACTCCGTGGCGAAGAAGCACAACGCGACGCCCGCGCAGATCGCACTCGCCTGGCTGCTGGCGCGTTCGCCGGTGATGCTGCCCATCCCGGGCACGTCCTCCGTGAAGCACCTGGAGGAGAACCTCGCGGGCGCGGAGGTGAAGCTCACGAAGGACGAGCTGGCCGCCGTGGACGCGCAGGCGTCCGGGCGGTGA
- a CDS encoding SDR family oxidoreductase, with amino-acid sequence MAGSRGTALVTGTSAGIGAVYARRLAALGYDLVLVARREERLKALAAELTAAHGVRAEVLRADLTQHGDLQRVAGRAAGEDLTLLVNNAGVGGYGPFAQVEAAALEGLANLHMMAPMLATRAALPGMLARGKGAVINVASLLAFSGAMPPGPLPYRATYAGAKAFLVHFTRTLSGELRDSPVVAQVVCPGMTFTEFNGGYPGTMSPEDVVTASLVALERRETVCVPGLEAAEALVALEKAEAGLLRGATHSLAGRYRTA; translated from the coding sequence ATGGCAGGCAGTCGAGGGACAGCATTGGTGACGGGCACGTCCGCGGGAATTGGCGCGGTGTATGCCCGGAGGCTGGCGGCGCTGGGGTATGACCTCGTCCTCGTCGCCCGGCGCGAGGAGCGGCTGAAGGCGTTGGCGGCGGAGCTGACGGCGGCGCATGGCGTCCGCGCGGAGGTGCTGCGGGCGGACCTCACGCAGCACGGGGACCTCCAGCGGGTGGCCGGGCGCGCGGCGGGCGAGGACCTCACCCTGCTCGTCAACAACGCGGGCGTGGGCGGCTACGGCCCCTTCGCGCAGGTGGAGGCCGCGGCGCTGGAGGGGCTGGCGAACCTGCACATGATGGCGCCGATGCTGGCCACGCGCGCGGCGCTGCCCGGCATGCTGGCGCGCGGCAAGGGCGCGGTCATCAACGTGGCCTCGCTGCTCGCCTTCTCTGGCGCGATGCCGCCGGGTCCCCTGCCCTACCGGGCCACCTACGCGGGCGCGAAGGCGTTCCTCGTCCACTTCACGCGCACGCTCTCGGGGGAGCTGCGCGACTCGCCCGTGGTGGCGCAGGTCGTCTGCCCGGGCATGACCTTCACCGAATTCAACGGCGGCTATCCCGGCACCATGTCGCCCGAGGACGTCGTCACCGCGTCGCTCGTCGCGCTGGAGCGCCGTGAGACGGTCTGCGTCCCGGGGCTGGAGGCCGCGGAGGCGCTCGTGGCCCTGGAGAAGGCCGAGGCGGGGCTGCTGCGTGGGGCCACCCACAGCCTGGCCGGGCGGTACCGGACGGCCTGA
- a CDS encoding ABC transporter ATP-binding protein produces the protein MRRPGSIEAMAELEGGRARNQGKVLRRLLGELRPHARTLTAAWVFILVGAACQALGPYLMSRAIDRDIGSGDGWGLLRTLTLLFVVYAVGLLSQRAHTWRVGHTGQHVLSELRQRLFERLQQLPLSWFDRRPLGDLMSRLLSDVDTLNQLFAQGLTQLLGSVLGLVGVLVAMFAMNARLALACFSLIPAILLTTWFFASRARNAYRKTRQTVGDVTANLQEEIGGVRQAQAFNRTEKNIERFRDRNAANRDANVAAVGITSAFSPAIDLLSTLSTALVIGYGGALALSGQLTVGGVAAFLIYVQQFFRPVQLAASVAALMQSALAGAERIFAILDEAPEPPDVAGAVELGPLQGQVVFEGVSFGYDAARPVLRDVSFRLEPGQTLALVGRTGAGKTTVASLVPRFYDVTGGTVRVDGEDVRQVTRASLRRQMAMVLQEPFLFSGKVADNIGYGKPDATREEVEAAAKAVHAHDFITRLPQGYDTVLGEGGATLSQGQRQLLAFARAVIANPRVLILDEATANIDTRTEALIQLALGQLLSGRTSIVIAHRLNTIRHADLILVLEHGAVVERGNHAELLAKGGLYAELYHQQFRDVPELAVKASG, from the coding sequence ATGAGGCGCCCGGGAAGCATCGAGGCGATGGCGGAGCTGGAGGGTGGCCGCGCGCGCAATCAGGGGAAGGTGCTGCGCCGGCTGCTGGGCGAGCTGCGTCCGCACGCGCGCACGCTCACCGCGGCGTGGGTCTTCATCCTGGTGGGCGCCGCGTGCCAGGCCCTGGGGCCCTATCTGATGAGCCGGGCCATCGACCGGGACATCGGCTCGGGGGATGGCTGGGGTCTGCTGCGGACGCTGACGTTGCTGTTCGTCGTCTACGCCGTGGGCCTGCTGTCGCAGCGGGCGCACACGTGGCGGGTGGGCCACACGGGACAGCACGTGCTGTCGGAGCTGCGCCAGCGGCTCTTCGAGCGGCTCCAGCAGCTGCCGCTGTCGTGGTTCGACCGCCGGCCGCTGGGCGACCTGATGAGCCGCCTGCTCAGTGACGTGGACACGCTCAACCAGCTCTTCGCGCAGGGGCTGACGCAGCTGTTGGGGTCCGTGCTGGGGCTGGTGGGTGTGCTCGTCGCGATGTTCGCGATGAACGCGCGCCTGGCGCTGGCGTGTTTCTCCCTCATCCCGGCCATCCTGCTGACCACGTGGTTCTTCGCGTCGCGGGCGCGCAATGCCTACCGCAAGACGCGGCAGACGGTGGGCGACGTGACGGCGAATCTCCAGGAGGAGATTGGGGGCGTGCGGCAGGCGCAGGCGTTCAACCGCACGGAGAAGAACATCGAGCGCTTCCGCGACCGCAACGCGGCCAACCGCGACGCGAACGTGGCGGCGGTGGGCATCACGTCCGCGTTCTCGCCGGCCATCGACCTGCTCTCCACGCTGTCCACCGCGCTGGTGATTGGCTACGGCGGCGCGCTGGCGCTGAGCGGCCAGCTCACGGTGGGCGGCGTGGCGGCGTTCCTCATCTACGTGCAGCAGTTCTTCCGCCCGGTGCAGTTGGCCGCGTCCGTGGCCGCGCTGATGCAGTCCGCGCTGGCGGGGGCGGAGCGCATCTTCGCCATCCTCGACGAGGCGCCGGAGCCGCCGGACGTGGCGGGCGCGGTGGAGCTGGGGCCGCTCCAGGGGCAGGTGGTGTTCGAAGGGGTGTCCTTCGGCTACGACGCCGCGCGGCCGGTGCTGCGCGACGTGTCCTTCCGCCTGGAGCCCGGCCAGACGCTGGCGCTGGTGGGGCGCACGGGCGCGGGCAAGACGACGGTGGCCAGCCTGGTGCCGCGCTTCTACGACGTGACGGGGGGCACGGTGCGCGTGGACGGCGAGGACGTGCGCCAGGTGACGCGCGCGAGCCTGCGCCGTCAGATGGCCATGGTGCTCCAGGAGCCGTTCCTCTTCAGCGGGAAGGTGGCGGACAACATCGGCTACGGGAAGCCGGACGCCACCCGCGAGGAGGTGGAGGCGGCGGCGAAGGCGGTGCACGCGCACGACTTCATCACCCGGCTGCCGCAGGGCTACGACACCGTGCTGGGTGAAGGTGGCGCGACGCTCAGCCAGGGCCAGCGGCAGCTGCTCGCGTTCGCTCGCGCGGTCATCGCGAATCCGCGGGTGCTCATCCTGGACGAGGCGACGGCGAACATCGACACGCGCACGGAGGCGCTCATCCAGCTGGCGCTGGGGCAGCTGTTGTCGGGCCGCACGAGCATCGTCATCGCGCACCGGCTCAACACCATCCGCCACGCGGACCTCATCCTGGTGCTGGAGCACGGCGCGGTGGTCGAGCGGGGCAACCACGCGGAGCTGCTCGCCAAGGGCGGGCTCTACGCGGAGCTGTACCATCAACAGTTCCGCGACGTGCCGGAGCTGGCGGTCAAGGCCTCGGGCTGA